CACATGCTGAAGCCTCTTGAATAGTTGGTCACAAAGGGTCTGCAGTAACCTAAGATAGATCCAGGACctgatttaggaaaaaaacttatttttgaCATAACTGCTAGTATTTATTTAAACTCCAGTATGAATTTGTAAATGATCTTGCACATATGCTTATAAATGTATTGTGGCTTTGCAAGAAAACTAGAGCAGTATCAATGGTTACAGACCCTCTGACTGCTGGAAGGGCTGTAATATGGGACGATAAGACCACAGAGAGACCGGAGAGCACCAGGCTTTGAAATGTCAGCCTTGGCAGTGGTGGCTATGCAGCAGGAAGTGGTACTGAGCACTTGGGTCAATGTCTGTGGCCCCCAAGGACACATCCTGCCTGGGCAGTACTTGCATTGTTGTGTTTTCTGAGTCTGCTTATATTCCTCTAGGAGACTTGGATGTCGAGTGAAGGTTATTCCAATACTTAGAGCTTTcattacatatttttctttctgttagaACAGAAACTAGGACAACAACCCTGCTCTTGGAAGTCCAGCTGTCTGGTCTCTCTCTTCAAACAGTCAGTAACTCATACCCTACAACTCACCAAAATTTCTACTGCCCTTTCTCAGCCTTTACATCTCTTTGCAGCTGCCACACCCAGAAGACAGGGGCCTCATACTGCCCAGCCTAATACCCAAGTAACCAAATTGACTCTTTGGCACACAGACAAAAAGCAGTTTTGAAAACAGTAAAAACTTCTTATCCTCCAATGAGGTCTCTGTATGTCCCTCTTGATTAATAATGATGCAGCAGTGGAACAAAAATCTTATAGGAAAGCTTATGCTGCTTCTGAGGTGCACTACTGCTCAGTAGGTACATGAAGGGATAAGTAACATTACACACCTAATGAACCACACATGTGAACTCAAGTCCTgtgaaataatggaaaaaaactgccaaaatatttgtttccaaTGAGCACAAACAGGTGGGGTAGTTTTATAGgaatatgaaaaaaatgagTCACTCTCACATTTTGGGAGAAACTGAGTTCTCTGCATATTTACACCAACATCCAATCAGCCCCTAGGTTTGTACCAGCTAAAAGAGAGAGGAGGTCTGTCTGAAAGTGacagcagaggaggaaatgAACCCACTGAAGCAGAGATTATAAAATTTTTACAACCCCTCAAATGAGTCGTAGTACTGACAACTGCTTTTTACTGTGCCTACTCCACAAGAACAGTTCTCATACAAACTATTTCtcaaaacagattaaaaaaaccccaatctcCTAGAATGCCAGTTGAGAAGACTAGAAATCCTGAGGAATTACCAGCTAGTCGCACTCTACTTTGCAAAGTAATTCAGGTTTTGTGAACTTGAACTATGGTATCAGCATTTTTAGCAAAGGGTTTTTGTATTTCGCCCCTGAACAATGGGGAAAGGCTCAGTGTAGCCACGCGGGTTTCGATGGTGGTCGCTGCTACCTATAGCCATTCCCCAGTAAGCATCTCCTGTGGAAAAGCCGCCTGGGGAAGCATTCAGGCAAAGCACTCAAGTCCACACACCGCACTCACCACGGCTAGCtcagcaaagagcagcagaagggCCTTCTGTATGGCCAGTTCCAGCGAGGTTTATTGCATCCACCATGCCAAAGGGAAACCAGGGACAGAAGACCAAGCCATGTGGTGTGCACAAGGTTAAGTATGGGGTCAGTGGCCAGTGGTCTGAGGGCACAGGTGGGGCACAAGGGGCAGGGAAAAAGGCAGGGAAGACGTGGCTGGCCACCAGGGATACCACAACCAATGaggaaacagggaaaggagaaactaTGGGAATTTGGGACATATGGGGAAAGGAATGGGATGGATCATGGTGTTGTGCAAGACTCCACGGGAAAGTCCTTTCTGTCCACCTAGGTGGGGAAAACGCTATGGTATGTCTTTCCAAGGCAATACCCTGGGGATTTCCCCGAGGGGGAAGGATTCAGAGGATTCCCCAGCTCAGTACTGAGTCACCCTAACGCCGCTGAACTGTAGTAGCCAGGAGCAGCACAAAACAGAAGTGAAGCATCAAGAACCACTACCATCCTTCCGGAGTGCCTCAAGTGCCTGGGACACCCAAATGAACTTCACAGGTCAGGAGGCAGCATATTCTCCAGCTGACAGCACATCCTGCACAGCAGATGGGAGGGCAGGAATTTGGCTTGTCCCCCCTTTTCAAAAGGACTGGCTTAGGGTTTTgtgatgcttttaaaaaatattttgtttcactCAAAGCAGGAGTCCTATAAAATTACACATCTAAAATGCAGTATACCTATTTCAAACCTAAGGCATCTGAAATAGTCTGGTGATCAATATCAAAATGTAAAGTCTTTCATATTCTAGTAGCTACTGATTTCAAcaaaattaatcaaaacaaACTGCATCTGTATGAGactcttttattaaaaatacatatctTCTGTTTCACATAAAAAGAACTAACACTTAACACAATTTAAAGAAGTTGGACAGGAACTACTTGAAAAAATACAGGTTCCTGTAATCCCAGAGCACCCAACCTTTACTGCAAAAGCTACAAATTAAAATCTTTCTGTTCAAGACCCCAAGTGCTTGTCCTGCAcacagcagtgcccaggaaGGTGCAGCTGGTCAGAGCCAGGGGTGCTAACTGCTCCGCAGAGGCTGTTCCCTGGCAGACATACCTGCAGGACACATGTGTTCTCTCCCAGTCCAGGGAGGCCTGGTGCTGGGCATGATGGCAACCTTAGCAAGAAAAAATGTTGGAGTGGCACTCAGCTCAAGTGTCACAGGTTGGCCATGTCTTTCTGTAACAAAGGAAATACAGCACAGCACTTCCAGGTAATTTCACTTATGACCCAGCAGAAACATATTAACAGCATTGATGAAAGAAAACCAGCTATGCTTCGGTCATAGAACATGACGCAACAGTCTTTTTGGTAACTGAAACCTACACTGGAATCCATTATCTTCTGGAGCCCCACTTGTCATAACTCATTCATCTCTTAACTTTTGGAAAGACACGATTTTCAAAGCAACAAGTTATCAGCTTAGGCAGCAGCAAATACTAATTAAAAGTTCTGTGCATAAAAATCAAAGTGAGAATACAAAAGAGCTGTCAGAGGCATCTGCTATTAAAGTGCACAGAAAACAACACTGGCTAAACTTATATTCTTGTAGAAAGCAACAGTTTGCCAGGCTGTCATTCTTGTTCTGGAGATGCTGAAAATTCAGCTCCTTTTTAAGTCACCAAGAGACATATTCATCAGCTCTTAAAAATTATCAAAATGCTTTGCAAATTCAGGCTCAAAGAGTGTATCAGATGCTGACTGTAACATTTACTGGCCAACGCGTAACTGAAGCAAggcacaaagaagaaaagacacTGAAGTGATGCAGAAGCAAGATGACATTAAATCACAAACCAGTGGCCCCTTTGCTTTGACCTTACAAGGCATTAAAGGATATGGGCAGCTAAACCAGCAACAGTGTTGGACAACCAGACTAACAGTAAAGCAAAGTtgagttttgaagaaaaaatcctggcttGCATGTCATTACGCATGTTGTAATCCCATGCAAGTCATGATCTGATTAGAAAAGATACTTCCTACTCTCATACCCTGTAAACCTAAGAGAGTATCATGTTTAGGCCTTTAGAGGCATATCTCCTTACATATTCTTTATTGTCTACTGTGGTAATTCCTTAAGACTGCTGTTTAATCAAGCACTGTGTTAATGGCCTGTCACTTTACTGACTATGCTGGGAATTATGATAGCTGCCAGCTAAAACACAATCCTTCTTTACATAGTGTTTTTTCACAAATTTTAACAGACCAAGGTTTGCCCAGTACAGTACCTGTTTCTATTTCTAACACCTAGAGGAGGAAACTAAATGGTTTTCAGGACCTTGGATGAATTTTCAGAACTGGAattaaagaaatttatttttttttagaaatacaaaTTTATTCTGAGATTCATCAAATGCAAATACCCACTAAGCTCCAGAATGCCACCAATCAAAACAGCTTTCCTTACTGGGATGACACCTCAATTTACCAAAACCTGAGAGAATCAAATGCTTGCTTTAATTATAGCACTCTTCAACTCACTGTCATGAAATTTTCAAGTAATGTCAAAGCCCATATTGAAGAGCTTGGATCCTTAGGGCTCACCTGCTGCTCTGTATTTTAGAAGGCAAAAAGTGATTTAAAGACATCCCAGGTTAGGAATTTACAATCCCTCCTCATCCTTGTAGAGCTCCATGCTGAAGCTCAAAAGTGATTCAAAATCTCATCTTACGGAAAACAGGAATAGGAAACTTCCTGCATTTAtaaggtggcagcagaggaaatAACTGGATTTTAAAGTAGCTGAATTTGAAAGGTGTTAAAGAACCAGGCTGAAAAGGTTAAGTCTTAATCAGTAATGAAATAAGCTACAGCATGAAAAGTCCATCAACTATAAAGATCAACTCTGAAAAAAACACAAGCTCATTGTTCCTTGTATATACACTTTTAAAAACCATTTAGATTAAAAAATCTCTCCCCAGGGTTATAATTCCCTTTTCAGAGAGATGTTGTTATAGCTTGTATACAGTGTTTCAAAATAATCTTTCATAGTCTTCAGAATTCTTTATGATTTTCCTAACCCTTTTCGCAGTGACACTTCTCTCCAGAATGGAACACTTTATATCATACttgaaaatcaatttttaaGAAGGCCTTCAAATAAAACATTCAAGCTTCTAATCACAATTTTTAAATACTAGCATTTTTAGTTTTAATCACAAAATAGATCCAGTAAATTTGCTAACTTAGTAAAAAACAGACTAGAAATAAAATTCACAATACATTTCTAGCCTCCAGTAATTCACAAAATGCTATTACAGCACAGAACAACATTCTTAGTTAAATCAGTTTTATTCCTTCTGACAGCTACTTTGAAAATAAAGGGTAATTTGGCACTAATTCTGTTACAGAAGTTCCAAAGCAGATATCTGTTTGTGTGTACAGCGAAAAACAAAGAACAGTGCACAGAACTGAATTAGTCTGCCAAATACCCTTTTCAGACATCACATATTACAATATGTGGGTCTGGATGAACAAGAAACTCAGTGAATCCCCTACACCCAGTTCCATTGCCTGCATCAGAACAATACACGGGTGCAAGGGTCTTACAATGAAATCGGAATCTAGGAATAGCTTATTAAATTTCAAAGATGTTCAAACCTCCTTTGACATCAGCAAGCAAAAGGATGGATGCATACAATTGTTAGTGTACTGTTCCAGTGTTAGCAGCAACTGTGACTTGTAGTGAGCTCAGAGtccaaaaaaaagaagaaaaaaaaaaaaggaaaggtggTCTGGAAGTAACAAACAGACCAGAACAGCAACAGACTTGCTGAACTCAGGCCTCCACAGCTTTGTGCCTTGGGAAACTTGACTTTACAAAGGATTATGCTCAGTGCGGGGCAGCACAGAGAATCAAGCCTGCAATGTTCACGGCTTGAATGAGCACAAGAACTTGGCTTCCAAGGCTTTGTCTCCTTAAGATGAATGTGTCACAACAGGAATGTCAATTTCTACGGCAGAGAGGCGAGAACGTGCGGAGTAGGGCTGAGAGGCATAGCTGTGCATGCTGGGGGCGTGGGAATACAGGGGCTGccagaaaggagaagggaggcTTTTGCATGCACAGTACCACAGGAACAGCAGGATGGAAGTGAAAAACAGACCGCCAGCACTGGCAATGGCAATAAATACAGAGATATCAAAGCTGAAGATGGGCTCGTATTTTCTGTTCAGATAATTGTTATAAAAAATTACCCAGATGGACGGAGTGAGACAAATGGCACAGGCAAGCAGGAACAAGAGGCCGGCCACGAGATGGCACCCTGCACTGTTTACCAGGCACTTGGCCAGTTTGACGTTTGGCACGCTCGATACAAAGGCTGTGTTACACATGCCAATCATGCAAAGGAACAGAGCTGAGACAGCAGTAAACATACTCAGAGGAAGGGCAAACTGAAGAACACGCAAATCCAGCTGATCGACAGCCGTGTACCACTGTGGGTCATAGATCACACAGTCTCTGCTCCCATCGAAGCGCGCACACTTAATCCAGAGTCCAGTGTAAACGGTCACATTCCTCTCATTTTTGTTGTATGTGTACAGTCTCATCTGCCTCCAGTTTGGAAGCAGAACTGCTGCAAGGAGCCCAGCTACTGAGGCTGTTCCACTGAGGAAGGCCAGTACAGTCGCCGCATGAACATCTCGGCAGCCCATATCTGCCCACAGAGGTTGTTTCCTgcaactaaaaagaaaaatataaatgaaaacaaTGGACACAgttgatttttggttttaataaaCTTAGATGAAAGCTAGTAGGCACTAACTCTGTGGCACCTTCTTTGTCTGACACACTTAAGACAGTGGTAACATTGTCTTAAAAACCACTACATTCACGCTTTAATGAAATGTCAGGTTATTTCAAAGACTTATGACTTCTCAGCTGACAGCAGCTGACAGACTGTTGAAGTCGCTGTGTTCAAGATGAAAAAGAAGCACATTTGAATCTGTGAGTCTACACAGCCGTAATTTAAGTTCACCTGTCCTCAACTGGCAGCTGCCTGTCTTCAGCCCAGAAACAGTATCAGAGTGCATGCTCAGTCCTACCATGCTGCTGCATGAGTAAAAGGGAGTTGCTTAAAAT
This sequence is a window from Anomalospiza imberbis isolate Cuckoo-Finch-1a 21T00152 chromosome 1, ASM3175350v1, whole genome shotgun sequence. Protein-coding genes within it:
- the CLDN12 gene encoding claudin-12, with product MGCRDVHAATVLAFLSGTASVAGLLAAVLLPNWRQMRLYTYNKNERNVTVYTGLWIKCARFDGSRDCVIYDPQWYTAVDQLDLRVLQFALPLSMFTAVSALFLCMIGMCNTAFVSSVPNVKLAKCLVNSAGCHLVAGLLFLLACAICLTPSIWVIFYNNYLNRKYEPIFSFDISVFIAIASAGGLFFTSILLFLWYCACKSLPSPFWQPLYSHAPSMHSYASQPYSARSRLSAVEIDIPVVTHSS